The following are from one region of the Fusarium keratoplasticum isolate Fu6.1 chromosome 4, whole genome shotgun sequence genome:
- a CDS encoding NmrA domain-containing protein, with protein MATNRREGNAPITVAVAGGTRDMGLAIIHELKRFPDLYTVKILSRNADASQAGELGVKIITVDYSDIKDTTNVLEAEEVHTLISNVFISDGVTPSRHNLIYAAEASAVTKRMASVLYTGGHKLDIEKILTMTKSL; from the exons ATGGCCACCAACAGACGGGAAGGCAATGCCCCAATTACCGTTGCAGTTGCCGGAGGCACTAGGGACATGggtctcgccatcatccatgaGCTGAAGCGATTTCCCGATCTTTACACTGTCAAGATTCTGAGCCGAAATGCCGACGCAAGCCAGGCTGGTGAGCTTGGGGTCAAGATCATCACTGTAGATTATTCGGACATCAAAGACACCACCAACGTCTTGGAAGCTGAAGAAGTCCATACGCTGATTTCCAACGTCTTTATCTCTGACGGGGTCACCCCATCCCGGCATAATCTGATCTATGCTGCTGAAGCCTCGGCCGTGACCAAGAG AATGGCGTCCGTCCTGTACACCGGCGGGCACAAGCTCGATATCGAAAAGATCCTCACGATGACTAAAAGCCTCTAG
- a CDS encoding NmrA domain-containing protein: MKTFLTPRKYIADLDSKKAIIPGDGNVPVSFTHTLDVARFVVASLSLPQWPSRLYMSGDYLTWNEFIDIAEKASGTKFEREHNDLEDLKSGDITRF, translated from the exons ATGAAGACCTTCCTGACCCCTCGGAAGTACATCGCGGACTTGGACTCGAAGAAAGCCATCATTCCTGGTGATGGCAACGTTCCTGTATCGTTCACACATACTCTGGACGTGGCCCGGTTTGTGGTCGCCAGTCTGTCACTTCCGCAGTGGCCCAGCCGCCTGTACATGTCCGGAGACTACCTCACCTGGAACGAGTTCATTGATATTGCGGAAAAGGCATCGG GCACCAAATTCGAGCGAGAGCACAAcgaccttgaggatctcaaaTCCGGAGACATCACCCGCTTCTAA
- a CDS encoding FAD-binding PCMH-type domain-containing protein has product MARSLATCLAWCLATANVFAAPSLKSCLLASVNGQTERARFSGDTGFQTDHVRPYNLNLPYEPFAIIYPINASEVSSIVVCASKYNRKIQARSGGHDYTNKGIGGNDGAVVVDLKHVNHVQVDSSGVANVGAGNRLKDVCEKLHSAGKRYMPHGSSPTVGIGGHATVGGLGLHSRLLGTSLDVMTSAEIVLADGTVVTASKTQHPDIFWALRGAGVSFGIVTSFSFQTYPEPEEAVNFAFTVSSEDPAQLSNAFKAYHEITTDKSLDPRLSSVAIIGKGSVLISGVFFGAEADYKALDFGSRIPGITERNIVAGLSWMGHMNRTFESISNIFPEQSYFYAKDTAIGYSSLPSNDSIDSVLEYLQNSDSGSKSWFVLVDLYGGAVNDVSSDATAFPHRDLAYFFALYAQTESETSQTAHEFADKAVFIYQGRQPEKYLSYAGYTNLRIKGSAQKKYWGKNLARLEKIKTTVDPKDVFSSPQGVKPRGGKF; this is encoded by the exons ATGGCACGCTCTTTAGCAACTTGCTTGGCATGGTGTCTTGCCACAGCAAACGTGTTCGCGGCACCAAGCCTCAAGAGTTGTCTCTTGGCATCAGTTAATGGACAGACTGAGAGGGCCAGATTTTCTGGTGACACCGGGTTTCAAACAGACCATGTCCGTCCTTACAACCTCAATCTCCCATACGAACCATTTGCTATTATCTATCCCATCAATGCTTCAGAGGTCTCGAGCATTGTCGTGTGCGCTTCCAAGTACAATCGCAAGATTCAAGCAAGAAGTGGCGGGCATGACTACACGAACAAAG GCATTGGTGGAAACGATGGTGCCGTCGTGGTGGACCTCAAACATGTCAACCATGTCCAAGTCGACTCAAGCGGCGTAGCCAATGTTGGGGCTGGCAATCGACTCAAAGATGTCTGCGAGAAGCTCCATTCTGCTGGCAAGAGATACATGCCTCATGGATCTTCGCCCACTGTGGGAATTGGCGGTCATGCAACTGTCGGTGGTCTCGGACTTCACAGCCGACTTCTTGGCACCTCGCTCGACGTCATGACGAGTGCGGAGATTGTCCTTGCCGACGGCACCGTCGTAACCGCCTCCAAGACGCAACATCCAGATATCTTCTGGGCCCTTCGGGGAGCCGGTGTAAGCTTTGGCATCGTCACGAGTTTCTCCTTCCAGACCTATCCTGAACCTGAAGAGGCGGTCAACTTCGCATTTACTGTGTCATCTGAGGACCCAGCACAGCTCTCCAACGCCTTCAAAGCCTATCATGAAATCACCACTGATAAATCACTTGATCCGCGGCTCTCCTCTGTGGCTATCATCGGCAAGGGCTCTGTCCTAATCAGTGGGGTTTTCTTTGGCGCAGAAGCAGACTACAAAGCCCTCGACTTCGGGAGCCGCATTCCTGGTATAACTGAGCGCAACATTGTTGCTGGACTGAGCTGGATGGGACATATGAACCGCACTTTCGAGAGCATATCCAACATCTTCCCAGAACAGTCATACTTTTACGCCAAGGACACGGCCATTGGCTACTCAAGCTTGCCCAGCAACGACAGTATTGACTCCGTGCTCGAGTACCTACAGAACTCAGACTCCGGATCCAAGAGCTGGTTTGTTTTGGTCGATCTCTATGGAGGCGCTGTGAACGATGTATCTAGCGACGCCACGGCATTCCCTCACCGCGACCTTGCCTACTTTTTCGCCTTGTATGCTCAGACCGAGTCGGAGACGTCACAGACTGCGCACGAATTTGCCGACAAGGCCGTTTTTATCTACCAAGGTAGACAACCTGAGAAGTATCTGTCGTATGCCGGCTACACCAACTTGAGGATTAAGGGAAGCGCACAGAAGAAGTACTGGGGCAAGAACCTCGCAAGACTGGAGAAGATAAAGACTACAGTCGATCCGAAGGATGTTTTCTCTTCGCCTCAGGGCGTAAAGCCACGTGGAGGTAAATTCTAG
- a CDS encoding HET domain-containing protein, protein MSTLKQWLARLVWWRKDAPSRPPRKPRDRVRSKLYFPDLVDLDDENNPSQALEYKPEDTELPVIRTLGELQSNAGSFVPLARQCFRCENILGDLEPSYSVVRVVQFTSAMLRDSAITCELCFVILQGIAKHNCLGDTTGLTTYRDTICIARLLGIPYVWIDSLCIIQDDDDDWARESSAMANIHKNAYLTIAATSSKDSSGGLFSTRRVRQELVCGQRYGADGAPYLVAAVEDVPHPKLADESRKLAQKWPLLTRAWVFQERLLSPRVVHFASPEMFWECREMSSCECGRPQASVKSHYEKTANDDSPQLLRKQWLEMVQSYSALNLSYADDKLPALSGVATKMSSRRSESRYLAGLWSDSLEFDLLWINKDAMVPGKASNARPDEWRAPTWSWASIDAPIKFPFKDHTKVQIHFKVLEAYCKPATNDETGQVRKGSLTLDAPAVLGEVVAAGSIDQRPELKMGNTTYSLTGGNRFYPDNPADPFGIGLGDMPSIKEVLCMGLATGSGFHSQTQLALVLYRRHEKDPYEQIGMVYQWCEVTRSSDSNLAIYEEYQTPQSERCFEPLEGELRKATIL, encoded by the exons ATGTCAACCTTGAAGCAGTGGCTTGCTCGCCTGGTCTGGTGGCGTAAAGATGCGCCCAGCCGGCCTCCACGGAAACCACGCGACCGAGTTCGCTCCAAGCTGTACTTCCCTGACCTGGTGGATCTAGATGATGAAAACAATCCATCTCAGGCTCTCGAATA CAAACCGGAGGATACTGAGCTACCAGTCATTCGGACATTGGGGGAACTGCAGTCGAACGCGGGCTCATTCGTTCCCCTCGCACGCCAATGCTTCCGCTGCGAGAATATACTCGGCGACCTCGAGCCTTCTTACAGTGTTGTCCGGGTCGTACAGTTCACCTCAGCAATGCTTCGGGACTCTGCCATCACGTGCGAACTCTGCTTCGTTATCCTTCAGGGCATTGCAAAACACAACTGCCTGGGAGACACCACCGGGCTCACC ACCTATCGAGATACCATTTGCATCGCTCGGTTATTGGGGATACCATATGTCTGGATCGATTCCTTGTGCATCATtcaggacgacgacgacgactggGCTCGGGAGTCAAGCGCCATGGCAAACATACACAAGAACGCCTACCTGACAATCGCCGCTACTTCTTCCAAGGACTCCAGTGGCGGCTTGTTCTCAACACGGCGAGTGCGACAAGAGCTCGTCTGTGGACAAAGATATGGGGCCGACGGCGCGCCTTATCTGGTCGCAGCCGTGGAGGATGTACCACATCCCAAGCTGGCAGATGAGTCTCGAAAGCTTGCACAAAAGTGGCCTCTGTTGACGCGAGCGTGGGTTTTCCAGGAGAGATTACTGTCTCCGAGGGTCGTACATTTCGCATCCCCGGAAATGTTCTGGGAGTGTAGGGAAATGAGCTCTTGCGAATGCGGCCGGCCACAGGCATCGGTCAAATCCCACTACGAGAAGACGGCCAACGACGACTCGCCGCAGCTACTGAGGAAACAATGGCTGGAAATGGTCCAATCGTACTCGGCCCTGAATCTTTCATACGCAGACGACAAGCTCCCGGCCTTGTCTGGCGTTGCGACCAAAATGTCATCCAGGCGGTCAGAGTCCAGGTATCTCGCGGGTCTGTGGAGCGATTCATTGGAATTTGACTTGTTGTGGATAAACAAAGATGCCATGGTACCGGGCAAAGCATCAAACGCGAGGCCGGATGAGTGGCGCGCTCCTACATGGTCATGGGCATCTATCGACGCGCCCATCAAGTTCCCTTTCAAGGATCACACTAAAGTTCAGATTCACTTCAAAGTCCTGGAGGCTTACTGTAAGCCGGCAACAAACGATGAGACCGGCCAAGTCCGCAAAGGGTCTCTCACACTTGATGCCCCGGCCGTCTTGGGAGAAGTCGTGGCCGCTGGGTCAATAGACCAAAGGCccgagttgaagatgggAAATACAACATACTCGTTGACCGGTGGAAATCGTTTCTACCCTGACAACCCAGCAGATCCTTTCGGAATTGGGCTTGGGGATATGCCCTCTATTAAAGAGGTTCTATGCATGGGCTTAGCCACAGGCAGCGGGTTCCACAGCCAGACCCAACTTGCCTTGGTTTTGTATCGGCGACATGAAAAGGATCCGTATGAGCAAATTGGAATGGTGTATCAGTGGTGCGAAGTTACAAGGTCCTCTGATTCTAACCTTGCAATATATGAAGAGTACCAGACACCTCAGTCTGAACGATGCTTCGAGCCGTTGGAAGGAGAATTAAGAAAGGCGACCATTCTATGA
- a CDS encoding CBM6 domain-containing protein, with translation MTLFSSVLLTVLAVCKAQAALDVIPGATWTATGTGKPVQAHGAGIIEVDGTYYMIGEDKTHGALFENVNCYSSKDLVEWTYEGALLSRTDEDGDLGPNRIVERPKVLYNDKTGKYVMYLHIDTPPDYKTARVGVATSDTVCGKYTYHRSFRPLDHESRDMGLFKDDDGSAYLLTEDRPYGTRIMALSDDYLDVTDITFGFEGAKAESPAMLKKDGYYFIFASDLTGWEANENTYSYAKSLSGPWSDWTTFAPVGTKTHHSQVNYIQPLGTSNAIYMGDRWHGGDLASSTYVWLPLTFDGTKVTLEWRESWRPDVSKGTWSERPGETSLEGEAASLESGAEAIWCEECSGKSSAGYIGGDKGGTVTFKDVQSSSAGRKTITIKFGNGTWNTRFANVTVNGESQTLAFKSTKLRWWEAGSASLHCDLKKGSNTIVISTEDKSWGPDVDQLLVPTD, from the exons ATGACTCTTTTTAGTTCGGTTCTCCTGACTGTACTTGCAGTGTGCAAAGCGCAAGCTGCCCTTGATGTTATTCCTGGAGCAACTTGGACCGCT ACCGGCACCGGGAAGCCCGTTCAAGCCCATGGCGCCGGTATTAT TGAAGTCGATGGAACCTACTACATGATAGGAGAGGATAAAACACACGGCGCTCTCTTTGAGAACGTGAACTGCTATTCGTCTAAGGACTTGGTTGAATGGACCTACGAAGGCGCTCTCCTCTCCCGAACGGACGAGGACGGAGATCTGGGCCCGAACCGCATTGTAGAGAGACCCAAGGTTCTTTACAATGACAAGACCGGCAAGTATGTCATGTACCTCCACATCGACACTCCCCCCGACTACAAAACCGCTCGCGTGGGCGTCGCTACTAGTGACACCGTGTGCGGAAAGTACACCTACCATCGTAGCTTTAGGCCTCTTGACCACGAAAGCCGAGACATGGGCCTTTTCAAAGATGACGACGGATCTGCATATCTTTTGACTGAAGAT CGCCCGTATGGCACTCGTatcatggccttgtcggACGACTACCTCGACGTCACTGACATCACCTTCGGCTTCGAGGGTGCCAAGGCCGAATCCCCGGCCatgctgaagaaggatggATATTACTTCATCTTTGCCTCGGACCTGACAGGCTGGGAAGCAAACGAAAAC ACGTATAGCTACGCAAAATCCCTCTCTGGCCCCTGGTCTGACTGGACAACCTTTGCACCCGTTGGTACAAAGACTCACCATAGTCAAGTCAATTACATCCAGCCCCTTGGTACCAGCAACGCGATTTACATGGGCGACCGCTGGCATGGCGGTGACCTTGCTTCGAGCACCTATGTCTGGCTACCCCTTACCTTTGATGGCACCAAGGTCACTCTTGAATGGCGCGAGAGCTGGAGGCCTGATGTTTCCAAAGGCACCTGGTCAGAGCGCCCTGGAGAAACCAGCCTGGAAGGTGAAGCCGCAAGCCTTGAGAGCGGTGCCGAAGCCATCTGGTGCGAAGAGTGCAGCGGAAAAAGTTCTGCAGGATATATCGGGGGTGACAAGGGAGGAACCGTCACATTCAAGGATGTGCAGAGCTCTTCTGCTGGCCGCAAGACCATTACCATCAAGTTTGGTAATGGAACCTGGAACACGCGATTCGCAAACGTTACGGTTAATGGGGAGTCTCAGACTTTGGCATTCAAATCGACAAAGCTGCGCTGGTGGGAAGCAGGTAGCGCTTCGCTCCACTGCGACTTGAAGAAGGGATCAAACACTATTGTGATCTCGACGGAGGATAAAAGTTGGGGTCCGGATGTAGATCAGCTCCTGGTGCCGACTGACTAG
- a CDS encoding N-acetyltransferase domain-containing protein — translation MAHTVLRIDRSDTDFPALVSKYKALRLSALQQTPSAFSSTYEAESKLSDHDWMARLRNPSKDTFVVVDSDGEWVAQVTVYGPVSAEAYTLPREAGQPPVAPDEDEEKWQMLSLYVLPTHRGKGVAKLLCREAIEHLRSLRHTAPRIRVRTMIAPDNQAACKLFGSLGFSDAGLCTLAEGLRSNGEAVPEGVLSAEYTTRAGIIMAITQNRF, via the coding sequence ATGGCGCACACCGTTCTGCGAATCGACAGATCCGACACTGACTTCCCGGCCCTCGTCAGCAAGTACAAGGCCCTGCGATTGTCGGCCCTGCAACAGACTCCAAGCGCATTCTCTTCAACTTACGAGGCCGAGTCCAAGTTATCGGACCATGACTGGATGGCTAGACTAAGAAATCCATCCAAAGACACCTTCGTCGTAGTCGACTCTGACGGCGAGTGGGTGGCACAAGTGACTGTCTACGGCCCCGTCTCTGCAGAAGCCTATACCCTCCCCCGCGAAGCCGGCCAACCTCCCGTAGCACccgatgaagacgaggagaagTGGCAGATGCTCAGCCTCTACGTCCTCCCAACCCACAGAGGCAAGGGCGTAGCAAAGCTGCTTTGTCGAGAGGCAATCGAACATCTCCGATCCCTCCGCCATACAGCCCCGAGGATCCGCGTCCGCACAATGATTGCCCCAGACAACCAGGCTGCATGCAAGCTCTTTGGATCCCTTGGGTTCTCTGACGCTGGGCTGTGTACTCTTGCGGAAGGGTTGAGGAGCAATGGGGAGGCGGTGCCCGAGGGAGTCTTGTCTGCGGAATACACCACTAGGGCTGGAATCATTATGGCAATCACGCAGAATCGCTTTTAA
- a CDS encoding HET domain-containing protein, translating into MCYCDLVKFSCNHREWSDVRQPCDDAQCQEQRIRKHVHIGTNDVCSKCRRDPFGIDPLRVRLYGNAESSLPASNMILGVNKPMLDTMPCRLISHDRYNISFPRGTHQFRIETSALESAPFAVSTDTILKLSVMAKRFAEKRERLVRRVLEAMRHPEGPDREWGLPVSSTSRLSKARAQTTRDLGSPYSRLNLKARQIRLLKLNPNRNPQDLSFSFRCMELSHCPRYTALSYTWGDEEASRNITVGGGGTINIRENLWSFLHLQSYIISKPKFFWIDAICINQSNVHERNHQVNMMKQIYVNAFEVYIWLGLEADNSDLAMDFIAAKGTRELRRRGPGFHAIWPRHVGKALYDLCERAYWRRMWIIQEIVHADNITVWCGAKSFRWHVLESLYLTLKTLEETSWFAHHPHAIRVLQSSACTMVWQRAHWRHPDTPSPRLQVLIDTFRDWQCTDIRDKVYALVSMASHETAIVPDYSKSTLDVYRAVQDKHDSEKHEFYNMLSQILAIPQRDLSFERDLIEYKRHPPEQLVLRGLLDDYFGKDFE; encoded by the exons ATGTGCTACTGCGATCTGGTCAAGTTCAGCTGCAACCATCGAGAATGGAGCGATGTACGACAGCCGTGTGACGATGCTCAGTGCCAGGAACAGCGTATTCGGAAGCATGTCCACATCGGCACGAACGATGTCTGCTCAAAATGCCGGAGAGATCCATTCGGAATCGATCCCCTCCGGGTTAGGCTTTATGGCAATGCGGAGTCGTCCCTTCCTGCCTCCAATATGATCCTGGGCGTTAACAAACCCATGCTCGACACAATGCCGTGCAGGCTCATTTCGCACGACCGGTATAATATCTCGTTTCCCCGGGGGACACACCAGTTTCGGATTGAAACCTCGGCCCTCGAGTCTGCTCCCTTCGCCGTAAGCACCGACACTATTCTGAAGCTTAGCGTTATGGCAAAGCGATTTGCAGAGAAACGTGAGAGGCTCGTTAGAAGAGTCCTGGAGGCCATGAGACACCCCGAAGGCCCCGATCGGGAGTGGGGCCTTCCAGTCAGCAGCACTTCAAGGCTATCCAAGGCGAGAGCGCAAACTACGAGAGACTTGGGGTCACCTTATTCACGACTCAACCTCAAAGCCCGACAGATCCGGTTGCTCAAGTTAAATCCCAATAGGAATCCCCAGGATCTATCATTCTCTTTTCGATGTATGGAGCTGTCCCACTGTCCTCGGTATACTGCACTCTCCTACACTtggggagatgaagaagcttCCCGGAACATCACCGTTGGTGGAGGCGGGACAATCAACATACGTGAGAACCTCTGGTCCTTTCTCCACCTACAGAGCTATATCATTTCCAAGCCTAAATTCTTCTGGATCGACGCAATCTGCATCAATCAATCCAACGTCCACGAACGCAACCATCAAGTCAACATGATGAAACAAATCTACGTCAATGCGTTTGAGGTCTATATCTGGCTAGGGCTGGAAGCGGATAACAGCGATCTCGCAATGGACTTTATTGCTGCGAAAGGCACACGAGAACTCAGGCGTCGGGGTCCTGGGTTTCACGCTATTTGGCCGAGACATGTTGGTAAGGCTCTGTACGACTTGTGCGAGCGTGCCTACTGGAGAAGGATGTGGATCATTCAGGAGATTGTGCACGCCGACAACATCACTGTCTGGTGCGGAGCCAAGTCTTTCAGATGGCACGTTCTTGAGAGCCTCTATCTCACTCTCAAAACTTTGGAAGAAACATCGTGGTTTGCACATCACCCACATGCAATAAGGGTATTACAAAGCTCGGCCTGTACCATGGTCTGGCAGCGTGCACACTGGCGACACCCTGACACCCCTTCTCCACGGCTTCAGGTCCTCATCGACACCTTCCGCGACTGGCAATGCACAGATATCAGAGATAAAGTCTATGCCCTGGTAAGCATGGCGAGCCATGAAACAGCCATCGTTCCCGATTACTCCAAATCAACTCTGGATGTCTATCGCGCAGTTCAAGACAAACACGATAGCGAGAAACACGAGTTCTACAACATGCTATCCCAAATCCTAGCGATACCACAACGTGACTTGAGTTTCGAGAGAGATCT GATCGAATATAAACGGCACCCCCCAGAGCAGTTAGTGCTGAGAGGCCTATTAGACGACTATTTCGGCAAAGATTTTGAGTGA
- a CDS encoding Arabinan endo-1,5-alpha-L-arabinosidase: MVPMWKQLVSGVLAVTSMVAGANAAYPNPGVVTGNTGVHDPTVVKTPGGSYIMAHTGANVALKTSSDRTAWRDAGAVFPNGAPWTTTYTKGDTNLWAPDISYHNGKYYLYYSASSFGSRNSAIFLATSTTGASGSWTNQGVVISSSDSNDYNAIDPNLIIDASGKWWLSFGSFWTGIKMISIDPSSGKRTGSNLVSLAKRDANVDGAVEAPFITRRGNYYYLWVSFDKCCNGASSTYRIMVGRSTSITGPFVDRNGKNMMQGGGTEILASHGSIHGPGHNAVFTDNDADVLVYHYYTNAGDSRLGINLLRYDSDWPVAY; encoded by the coding sequence atggtGCCTATGTGGAAGCAACTCGTCAGCGGCGTGCTTGCCGTCACCTCCATGGTGGCTGGTGCCAATGCCGCGTATCCCAACCCTGGCGTTGTCACCGGCAACACCGGCGTTCATGACCCAACTGTGGTCAAGACACCTGGTGGCTCGTACATCATGGCTCACACCGGAGCCAACGTGGCACTCAAGACCTCATCTGACCGAACTGCCTGGCGCGATGCCGGCGCCGTATTCCCCAACGGTGCGCCATGGACAACAACCTACACCAAGGGCGACACCAACCTCTGGGCTCCGGATATTTCTTACCACAACGGCAAGTACTACTTGTACTACTCCGCCTCGAGCTTCGGATCCCGCAACTCGGCCATTTTCCTGGCTACTAGCACCACTGGTGCATCCGGTTCGTGGACCAACCAGGGTGTCGTGATCTCGTCCTCCGACTCCAACGACTACAACGCCATCGACCCCAACCTGATCATCGATGCCTCGGGCAAGTGGTGGCTCTCATTCGGCTCTTTCTGGACCGGCATCAAGATGATCTCCATCGACCCCAGCAGTGGAAAGCGCACCGGCTCCAACCTTGTCTCTCTCGCCAAGCGCGACGCCAATGTTGACGGTGCCGTTGAGGCCCCTTTCATCACTCGACGGGGCAACTACTACTATCTCTGGGTGTCTTTTGACAAGTGCTGCAACGGTGCTTCCAGCACTTACCGCATCATGGTCGGCCGATCCACCAGCATCACTGGTCCCTTTGTCGACCGCAATGGAAAGAACATGATGCAGGGAGGTGGCACTGAGATTCTGGCTAGCCATGGCTCCATCCATGGCCCTGGCCACAACGCTGTTTTCACTGACAATGATGCCGACGTGTTGGTGTACCATTACTACACCAACGCTGGTGACTCTCGTCTGGGTATCAACCTTCTTCGCTACGACTCGGACTGGCCTGTGGCTTATTAA